From a region of the Anomalospiza imberbis isolate Cuckoo-Finch-1a 21T00152 chromosome 3, ASM3175350v1, whole genome shotgun sequence genome:
- the SLC30A3 gene encoding probable proton-coupled zinc antiporter SLC30A3, protein MEPPTGTESARLVSPRGGRADGSLRLKSLFTGSRDPSAPAAPPAPDAHCRCSPPTPSPGQGRLQARRQLSVACAVCCLFMVGEVIGGYLAHSLAIMTDAAHLLTDVGSMSVSLFSLWVSNRPPTKTMTFGWHRSETLGALASVLSIWVVTAALVYLAAARIISNDYEIEARAMLATSACAVGVNLVMAYILHQSPAGHGHGTGAYEQLESSVACQPSCSPLPGSTSVRAAFVHVVGDLLQSVSVLVAATIIYFKPQCKIADPISTLFFSVFVLGSTITILRDVFRVLMEGTPRGLEFDAVKEVLLGASGVRGVHDLHLWALTLSHPAVSVHVAVDAGADAETVLQEVTARLQSRFGFALCTVQVEQHQEESAGCPHCQDPRT, encoded by the exons ATGGAGCCCCCGACCGGCACCGAGAGCGCCCGCCTGGTCAGCCCGCGGGGCGGCCGCGCCGACGGCAGCCTGCGCCTCAAGAG TCTCTTCACAGGCTCTCGAGACCCCTCAGCACCAGCGGCCCCCCCGGCTCCAGACGCCCACTGCCGCTGCAGCCCCCcaacccccagccccgggcagggcaggctccAGGCCCGCCGGCAGCTGAGCGTCGCCTGCGCCGTCTGCTGCCTCTTCATGGTCGGGGAGGTGATAG GTGGGTACCTGGCACACAGCCTGGCCATCATGACGGATGCAGCCCACCTGCTGACAGACGTGGGCAGCATGTCcgtcagcctcttctccctctgGGTCTCCAACCGCCCACCCACCAAGACCATGACCTTTGGCTGGCACCGCTCAG AGACACTGGGTGCGCTGGCCTCTGTCCTCTCTATCTGGGTTGTGACCGCAGCCCTGGTCTATCTGGCGGCCGCCCGGATCATCAGTAACGACTACGAGATCGAGGCACGAGCCATGCTGGCCACGTCCGCCTGTGCTGTGGGCGTCAATCTGGT CATGGCCTACATCCTGCACCAGtcccctgctggccatggccaCGGGACAGGGGCCTACGAGCAGCTGGAGAGCTCTGTggcctgccagcccagctgtaGCCCCCTGCCCGGCAGCACCAGTGTGCGGGCAGCCTTCGTCCACGTGGTGGGTGACCTGCTGCAGAGTGTCAGCGTCCTCGTGGCTGCCACCATCATCTACTTCaag CCCCAGTGCAAGATTGCAGACCCCATCAGCACCCTCTTCTTCTCAGTCTTCGTCCTTGGTTCCACCATCACGATCCTCAGAGACGTCTTCAGGGTCCTCATGGAAG ggacaccgcGGGGCCTGGAGTTCGATGCGGTgaaggaggtgctgctgggggccAGCGGGGTGCGGGGTGTCCACGACCTGCACCTCTGGGCGCTGACGCTGAGCCACCCCGCCGTGTCGGTGCATGTGGCTGTGG ATGCCGGCGCTGACGCTGAGACGGTGCTGCAGGAGGTCACCGCCCggctccagagcaggtttggctTTGCCCTGTGCACGGTACAGgtggagcagcaccaggaggagTCAGCAGGCTGTCCCCACTGCCAGGACCCCCGAACCTGA